The genomic DNA TAACAAATAATTACCAAGAGCATATAACATTAAAAATGCCGCTAAAATGGAAATCGACTTAGATTTAAAGCGTTTTTCAAGCCAGTCAACCGGCGTAACAAGATTGAATTTTTTTCCTATAACATATAACCTTGGAGCAAATGCCAAGTAAGCGACAATAATGACAATAAAGTAAGGAACCGTCACAAGATACTCATAACCGATTCTGTAAGTCTGCGGCGGGTATCCGACGATCGTATTACCACTATACTGCGTTGCAAAAAAAGTAAAGAATAATACCATGACGCCAAGCCCTCGACCGCCAAGATAGTACTCATCAATGCTCTCATGAATTCCTCTATTCCGAAAATAAGTGAACAGCCCGACACCGAGCATTAGGAGACCATACATTAGCAGGACTAAGACGCCCGACCAACCCGAAAACGCCAAATCCATATGTTATTCATCCTCCTTTGCTTGCTCTTCTTCATCTTCAATAAGATTCCACTGATATTTAATAACGTAGTTAATGAAAGCCGACAAAATGAAGGACACCCCTATAACGATAAATGCCCAATAAGGAACTCCAAAGAATAAGGGTTCGTATGAGCCTGTTGGAAAATACCATGGTACACTTAGAATAATAATAATCCCCAGTATCACCCATGACTTCACTTGCTTGATTGGTTCCTTTTTAGATTGATTCACGGTCATACTCCTTTCGCTATTTTGGTTATATTCCGAAAAATGGATACAAAAAAAGATCGATTTTCTATTTGTATCTTTCTACTAAGAGACAGGATGAAGGTCGTTGATTTTACCAGCTTTAATAATTTGACCCGGCACCTCATGATCCATCAATGATTGCAAATACTTGGCCGAGTCGATCAGCTGATCAAGATCAGCACGAACATCATGTCCTATGAACTTAAGCATATGAACCAGATCTTCTGTGCAAATATTGCCTGTTGCCCCGGGAGCAAATGGACAGCCTCCTAATCCGCCAAGAGAAGCATCAAACCGCGTCACTCCAGCGCGAATACCTTCAATAACATTGGCCAGTCCCATGCCTCTCGTGTTGTGGAAATGCAAAGTTAAGGGGAGCTCCGGCCAGCGTTTTAACACGTTTTCAGCTAATCGATACACCTGATTGGGTGTTGCCATTCCTGTCGTATCCGCAAGGGTGATACCACTGACACCTAATTCCAAGTACTGTTCAACTAAACGAAGGACCTTGTCTTCAGAAATAGACCCTTCAAACGGACAACCAAAGGTCGTCCCTAGAGTTCCATTGACATCAATCCTTTCATTAGACAAAAAGCTTAGGATATCTCGGAAGTTTTCAAAGGATTGATCCGTTGTTCGCCGGACATTCTTTTGATTATGAGTTTCACTCACGGATACAACGAGATTGATCTCATCGACCTCACATTCAAGAGCTCTCTTAGCCCCCTTTAAATTAGGAACCAAAACACTGTAAGTCACGCCGGGTTGTCGTGTAATACCCTTCATCACCGCTTCGGCATCGCTCATATTGGGTACAGCTTTTGGCGAAACAAATGACGTCACTTCAATTTTATCGACGGCCGCATTGCTCAACCGGTTAATCAATGCGATCTTTTGTTCAGTTGGAATAAATTGATCTTCGTTTTGCAGACCGTCTCTGGCAACAACGTCTTGAATCTTAATCGTTTTCATACCCATCTCCTTCCTTTAGTAAAAAAGGTTAAATAATGCCTTGATCCTTTAATTTCTGAATTTTATCGTTATCATAGGCTAGCCAATGTTTCATCACTTCATCTGTATGCTGTCCAAGCTCAGGCCCCAGCCAGTTAATTTCTCCAGGTGTTTCACTCATTTTCGGAACAATTCCCGGAATTTTGACCGATTCTTCGTCATTCATTTTGACATTCTGAATCATCTCACGGCTTAAGAAGTGCGGGTCATTCATGATATCTTCAATGCTGTAAATCGGACCTGCCGGAACCCTCGCTTCATCAAGCACCTCTAAAGCGGTCTCAAAATTAACAGTCCTTGTCCATTCTTCAATGGTGTTATCAAGATAATCAGCGTGTTCTGCTCGACCGCTATTACTTTGGAACCGCTCATCGTCCGCTAATTCCGGTCGGCCAATCGCTGCCATCAACCTTTTGAAAATCGCATCACCGTTACCGCCGACAACGATATATTTTCCATCCCGGCATTGGTATGTATTCGATGGCGCGATACCAGGTAAGGATGATCCCGTTCTTTCTCGAACAGCTCCGAGCTTATCGTATTCAGGAACCATGCCTTCCATCAAGCTGAATACGGCTTCGTAGAGAGCAACATCAATGACTTGTCCTTTTCCCGTTCCGTTTATATCACGATGATAAATCGCCATGAGGGCACCGTTTACCGCGTACATCGCAGCTAACGAGTCGCCGAGACTCACGCCCACTCTTGTCGGGGGACGATCGGGATATCCGGTAATATGACGGAGTCCGCCCATCGATTCTCCGACGCTGCCAAACCCTGGTTTATCTCGATAAGGACCAGTCTGTCCGTAACCCGATACCCTGACCATCACGAGTCCGGGATTGATCGCCGACAGCTCATCATAACCTAAGTTCCATTTCTCAAGGGTCCCAGGCTTGAAATTCTCGACTAAAATATCACACTCTTTGACAAGGTCCTTAATCACCGCTTGTCCCTCTTCACTTTTTAAATTGACGGTGATTGACTTTTTATTTCTCGATTGCAGCCGCCACCATAGTGAACTCCCTTTGTAGATATGGCGCCAATCTCTGAGCGGGTCCCCTTTTTCCGGGGGTTCGACTTTAATGACATCGGCTCCGAATTCAGCCAGTAACCGACCGGCAAACGGGCCAGCAATTAAGCTTCCTAATTCCAAAACTTTAACGTTTTCTAAGGTTTTTTCCAAAGTTATTCACCCTTTTGTTGTGTTGTCTTGTCTTCAAAAAAGGTACAAATGGCTTGCAAATCATTTTGGATATGTTGTTTCATCAACCCTTCCACTTGATCGTCATTTTGCTCCAGAATCGCATGAACAATGTTTTCATGTTCTTCAATAAAATCATTGGACCTTGTAAAATGCTTTAAAATACAATTTCTCAAGTATACGGTTTTGGCACTGATCACCTTCAGCAATTGAATCAATTGTTCGTTACCTGAAGCACGGACAATAAGGTCATGAAATTGGGTATTCAATGCCACCACCTCACCCATATGATTGGAGCCTAAAGCAGTCTTTGTCTGATCTAGAATGACTTCTAACTGATGCTGATCATCCTGTGACATATTCTGGGCTGCGAGTCTTGCGGCAAGAGATTCTAAACTTTCGCGACAGAGATAAAGATCGATGGCATCTTCAACGGTTAGATCCAGGACATAAGTATAGGCCCCTTTCTGATTCACCAAACCATCCTGAAGTAACATGCGCATTGCTTCGCGGACCGGACCACGACTGATCCCTAATTTGTTCGCGAGTTTCACTTCCGTCAATTGCTCACCAGGTACAAACTCATTGTTTAGAATTAAATGTTTAATATGATTGTAAGCTTGAATATGCAAAGGTTCAGATTTGATAACCGGCGTCATTCGTTCACCTCCTCTTTTTGGAAACGCTTTTATCATATATTAGAATGTTGACTGTTAATTGTCAACATTCTAATGGGTTTGATTTTTAGTACAAATCTAAAATCAGCAAAACAAAGTGCCAACCTGGTCTCTTACAGGTTGGCACTCTGATTACGGGGGCTATTTACCGTTTCCGAAAAATGGACACTCTTTTCAATGATCTCGCCAATAACGAATCCAGTGCCAGACCTTGACTGCCGCTAAAAAGAAGATGGACGGCAGCGACAAGCAAGATCAGATTAAATTCAAATCCCCCCAAAAAGCCGGCCGATAATTTGACAGTAACAATCGCGCCAAACATGATTAGAGCAAATAGAGCAGCCATCACCCTAGTACCAGCCCCTACGACCATCGCCAGTCCACCAATGAGTTCAATAACGGCAACGATGTAGGCTAAAAATCCCGGCAAGCCCAAATCCGCAAAAGTAGCCACGGTTGTTTCAAGCCCTTTTTGAAACTTATCAAACCCGTGAATGAAAAAAATGATACCGACCGTGATTCGTAATAAAAACAAGCCCATTTTATACCGTTGATTCATTATCATCCTCCTAACCTTGTTATCCACAACTGCTATTTGTATCTACGTCATTCAACTGATATGAGGAATCCAGTATGAATATAACCCTTCTAAATCATACAAGTATTGACGAATCAATGAACATGATACCTATATACGCTTCCCCTTCAATGACATGCTTCTCAACGCCTCCATGATTAGCAGAAAGGCTTCCTCTTACCCGTTTAAGATCTCTATCCTTGTCAAATTTTCTCACTCATACAAAAGTTTTGTTTTTCTTGACCCCTTTTTTTATCATTATAAGCGGCTTAAATGACAGGCCCTTCATTGGAGTCAATCACTGCGCGATTGACGGCGCTTTCAATCTTCTTAATAACACTATCATCAATTTAGACCCATTTTCCCATTTATTTACGTGTTCACTTCACCGTCAAATTCTTGTATTTTCAATGAAATCATACATGATATCTTTTGTATTAACGGAGATATTAGAGACAACCAAAGTGAATGAATACCAATTTTAATTTGCTGATAAAGGAGATTGTTCTTTATGGATCTGAAAGCATTCAAAGGATACTCTTTACAACATTTCAAAAGGGATCTACTATCAGGAATTATTGTGGGCATCATCGCTATTCCGCTTGGTTTAGGATTTGCCATTGCTTCTGGAACGGCTCCTGTGACAGGGATTTATACAACCATTGTGGCGGGTCTACTAATCGCGCTCTTAGGAGGGGGCCGATTTCAAATTGGCGGACCAACCGGAGCTTTTGTTCCTGTCTTGATGGGGATCATTTCTCAATTTGGATACCAAAATCTATTAATTGCCGGATTTATGGCGGGGATTTTACTCATGATTCTAGCGGTTTGCAAAGTGGGAAGCTTAATTCACTTTTTTCCTCATTCAGTTATTACTGGTTTCACAGCCGGCATTGCGGTGATTATTTTCACCGGACAAATTGTCAACTTTTTAGGCATGCACGATATTCAGCAATATCAATACTTTCATCTCAATATGCAGGCCATTGCAATCAATCTTCACCTCGTCAATCCCTATAGTATCATAACAGCCTTGATTTGCTTACTCACTATCTTGGTGATTCCACGTTTTTTTCCGAATGCTCCCGCTTATTTACTGGGCATGCTTGTATCGAGTACCATTTCGGCATTCTTCTATAATGGTCGCGTCGAAACCATTGGGTCGATTTACGGTAACATTCCAAGTGGATTCCCTGAATTTCAACTGCCTGCCTTGACCTTGGACAAAATCATCACTTTGTTCCCATCGGCTATTCTAATCGCTGTCCTCGCAGGACTGCAATCTTTATTAACTTCCCGCGTAGCGGCTGACATGACGAATTTTAGCCATAACAATCAAAAAGAACTCATCGGCCAAGGCGTGGTTAATACGGTGGTACCGTTATTTGGCGGCATTCCAGCCGCTGGTGAGGTGGCACGAACGGTCACGAATATTAGAAACGGAGCCCACTCCCCGGTTGCAGGCATGA from Tuberibacillus sp. Marseille-P3662 includes the following:
- a CDS encoding SulP family inorganic anion transporter, with amino-acid sequence MDLKAFKGYSLQHFKRDLLSGIIVGIIAIPLGLGFAIASGTAPVTGIYTTIVAGLLIALLGGGRFQIGGPTGAFVPVLMGIISQFGYQNLLIAGFMAGILLMILAVCKVGSLIHFFPHSVITGFTAGIAVIIFTGQIVNFLGMHDIQQYQYFHLNMQAIAINLHLVNPYSIITALICLLTILVIPRFFPNAPAYLLGMLVSSTISAFFYNGRVETIGSIYGNIPSGFPEFQLPALTLDKIITLFPSAILIAVLAGLQSLLTSRVAADMTNFSHNNQKELIGQGVVNTVVPLFGGIPAAGEVARTVTNIRNGAHSPVAGMTHALVALSMLLLLAPYATHVAIASLAPVLMVVAWNISKRDQFIHVVKARTGDSWILLVTFVLTFSTNLTLGIGAGLFLSFCIYLYKKRQERRSSKTEEIRL
- a CDS encoding hydroxymethylglutaryl-CoA lyase — translated: MKTIKIQDVVARDGLQNEDQFIPTEQKIALINRLSNAAVDKIEVTSFVSPKAVPNMSDAEAVMKGITRQPGVTYSVLVPNLKGAKRALECEVDEINLVVSVSETHNQKNVRRTTDQSFENFRDILSFLSNERIDVNGTLGTTFGCPFEGSISEDKVLRLVEQYLELGVSGITLADTTGMATPNQVYRLAENVLKRWPELPLTLHFHNTRGMGLANVIEGIRAGVTRFDASLGGLGGCPFAPGATGNICTEDLVHMLKFIGHDVRADLDQLIDSAKYLQSLMDHEVPGQIIKAGKINDLHPVS
- a CDS encoding GntR family transcriptional regulator, with amino-acid sequence MTPVIKSEPLHIQAYNHIKHLILNNEFVPGEQLTEVKLANKLGISRGPVREAMRMLLQDGLVNQKGAYTYVLDLTVEDAIDLYLCRESLESLAARLAAQNMSQDDQHQLEVILDQTKTALGSNHMGEVVALNTQFHDLIVRASGNEQLIQLLKVISAKTVYLRNCILKHFTRSNDFIEEHENIVHAILEQNDDQVEGLMKQHIQNDLQAICTFFEDKTTQQKGE
- a CDS encoding CaiB/BaiF CoA transferase family protein, translated to MEKTLENVKVLELGSLIAGPFAGRLLAEFGADVIKVEPPEKGDPLRDWRHIYKGSSLWWRLQSRNKKSITVNLKSEEGQAVIKDLVKECDILVENFKPGTLEKWNLGYDELSAINPGLVMVRVSGYGQTGPYRDKPGFGSVGESMGGLRHITGYPDRPPTRVGVSLGDSLAAMYAVNGALMAIYHRDINGTGKGQVIDVALYEAVFSLMEGMVPEYDKLGAVRERTGSSLPGIAPSNTYQCRDGKYIVVGGNGDAIFKRLMAAIGRPELADDERFQSNSGRAEHADYLDNTIEEWTRTVNFETALEVLDEARVPAGPIYSIEDIMNDPHFLSREMIQNVKMNDEESVKIPGIVPKMSETPGEINWLGPELGQHTDEVMKHWLAYDNDKIQKLKDQGII
- a CDS encoding DoxX family protein, which gives rise to MNQRYKMGLFLLRITVGIIFFIHGFDKFQKGLETTVATFADLGLPGFLAYIVAVIELIGGLAMVVGAGTRVMAALFALIMFGAIVTVKLSAGFLGGFEFNLILLVAAVHLLFSGSQGLALDSLLARSLKRVSIFRKR